A single region of the Sciurus carolinensis chromosome 16, mSciCar1.2, whole genome shotgun sequence genome encodes:
- the LOC124966268 gene encoding vomeronasal type-1 receptor 1-like, translated as MLIAGCGRECSAGGHAYLLVLDASSPDLHMRSVSWLRLRPNPSNLAHDVSDVAHRNERHLEAPLYVCRSRLASSPTSGVLLFSLFPRCQAQLVLAPRHLLGERYAEMRSVVTLCTNPKPTVDLSVFSDCTSHPSVPKASVSGVGFLGNFSLLCLYNFTLITGRHFRPRDLILNRLVLVNSIVLLSKGVPQTLASLGWKHFLDDRRCKLVFYCYRVSTGVSFSTLCLFNGFQAIKLNPGISRWILLQIRSLQCIGSCCLLCWTLHLLINSFLPLLVNVPWNKENLSADGSHGYCSWSIGGSHSTLHSILYFSPDLMNLVLMAWASGSMVFLLHRHKQRVQHMHSHVCSPRPSHEARATHTILILTSSFVSFYSVYTVLTMWMTLAANRGQWVMSSSVLVASCFSALSPFVLLINDTRVSQFLSHCRVRTNCVS; from the exons ATGCTTATAGCTGGTTGTGGAAGAGAATGCAGTGCAGGAGGACACGCCTACCTTCTGGTTCTGGATGCCTCCTCCCCCGACTTACACATGCGCTCGGTCTCCTGGCTGCGCTTACGCCCCAACCCCAGCAACCTCGCGCATGATGTGTCTGATGTAGCACACCGGAATGAAAGGCACCTGGAGGCGCCACTCTACGTGTGCCGTTCTCGCCTTGCTTCCAGTCCTACCAGTGGCGTCttgctgttttctctctttccacgGTGTCAGGCACAGCTGGTGTTGGCACCAAGGCATCTACTTGGGGAGAGAT ATGCTGAAATGCGATCAGTTGTGACACTCTGCACAAACCCGAAGCCCACGGTTGACTTGAGTGTATTTTCCGACTGCACCTCCCACCCCAGCGTTCCCAAGGCCAGCGTCTCTG GAGTAGGATTCCTGGGAAATTTCTCCCTCCTTTGCCTCTATAACTTCACCTTGATCACCGGACGTCACTTCAGACCCAGAGATTTGATTCTCAATCGGCTGGTGCTGGTCAATTCCATTGTTCTTCTCTCTAAAGGAGTACCTCAGACTCTGGCAAGTTTGGGATGGAAACATTTCCTGGATGATAGGAGATGTAAGCTTGTCTTCTATTGTTACAGAGTGAGCACTGGTGTGTCCTTCAGCACCTTATGCCTGTTCAATGGCTTCCAGGCCATTAAGCTCAACCCTGGAATCTCTAGGTGGATCTTGCTCCAGATCAGATCCCTACAGTGCATAGGCTCCTGCTGTCTCCTCTGTTGGACCCTGCATCTCCTCATAAATTCATTTCTGCCTTTATTAGTGAATGTCCCATGGAATAAGGAAAATCTCAGTGCAGATGGGAGTCATGGCTACTGTTCCTGGTCAATAGGAGGAAGTCACAGCACCTTACATTCAATCTTATACTTTTCCCCTGATTTGATGAATCTGGTCCTCATGGCTTGGGCCAGTGGCTCCATGGTCTTTCTCCTGCACAGGCACAAGCAGCGAGTCCAGCACATGCACAGCCATGTCTGCAGCCCCAGACCTTCCCATGAGGCCAGGGCCACACACACCATCCTGATCCTGACGagctcctttgtttccttttactCCGTCTACACTGTACTGACCATGTGGATGACCCTAGCTGCAAACAGAGGCCAGTGGGTCATGAGCAGCTCCGTGCTGGTGGCCTCATGTTTCTCAGCACTCAGCCCCTTTGTGCTCCTCATCAATGACACCCGGGTCTCTCAGTTCCTCTCTCACTGCCGAGTGAGGACAAATTGTGTCTCCTAA